One stretch of Halichoerus grypus chromosome 8, mHalGry1.hap1.1, whole genome shotgun sequence DNA includes these proteins:
- the LOC118551861 gene encoding LOW QUALITY PROTEIN: ribonuclease 7-like (The sequence of the model RefSeq protein was modified relative to this genomic sequence to represent the inferred CDS: inserted 1 base in 1 codon) gives MQQPQPSILTAPLLERVAARAGSCPLLLFLLLGLRVAEVPVRAKPSNVTQAQWFEIQHMQPRPQQCNTAMGKVNKYTRHCKPFNTFLHQSFSSVAATCQXPQIACKKGQGNCHQSKEPVSLSTCELTSKKYPGCKYKEKRQVASYIVACDPPEKGDSRKFKLVPVHLDKIL, from the exons ATGCAG CAACCCCAGCCCTCCATCCTCACTGCCCCCCTGCTAGAGAGGGTCGCAGCCAGAGCAGGATCCTGCCCCCTACTGCTGTTCCTGCTGCTGGGGCTGCGGGTGGCTGAGGTCCCCGTCAGGGCCAAGCCCAGCAATGTGACCCAGGCTCAGTGGTTTGAAATTCAGCACATGCAGCCCAGGCCCCAGCAATGCAACACGGCGATGGGCAAGGTCAACAAGTACACAAGACACTGCAAACCCTTCAACACCTTCCTGCATCAGTCCTTCTCCAGTGTGGCCGCCACCTGTC ACCCGCAGATAGCCTGCAAGAAGGGCCAAGGAAACTGCCACCAGAGCAAAGAGCCTGTCTCCCTGAGCACGTGTGAGCTCACCTCAAAGAAATACCCAGGCTGCAAGTACAAAGAGAAGCGACAGGTCGCTTCTTACATTGTGGCCTGTGACCCTCCTGAGAAAGGGGACTCTAGGAAATTCAAGCTGGTTCCCGTGCACTTGGACAAAATCCTGTAG